One Phaseolus vulgaris cultivar G19833 chromosome 2, P. vulgaris v2.0, whole genome shotgun sequence DNA window includes the following coding sequences:
- the LOC137810480 gene encoding E3 ubiquitin-protein ligase HOS1 produces the protein MDGRLNGLTVPASSNGGTAAVSSSSPTLQPNYSSRLVQDTLEHLASIDLIDLCKEAKVERCRATRDLRSCGRYVHHVLNSCGHASLCQECSQRCDICPICRIPISKSGAKLHLRLYYECIEAGLISKRFDERFQEIEDGEKQLNADVQHLYSLFDVALENNLVSLICHYITDVCMDETAVSSDPVIAFLLDEVVVKDWCKRAFKNIITELQGIYNMDVFGMKERLSVLLKFSLYLKGISNVLDILESSFKGTLSARLHDLHHLQESILKTKQHMDIIIWCIRHQFLDGVRSRFTDSSLWSSDVRMRKSEATSRSWPDAINQSMESSGHGGSLFIEDALNNLDLEEGFMNETVEGLEIASLQKDGATFLGSNTDQVLGYYPFKDLRSAADLLFLHGGSDMVIAKQAIFLYYLYDRHWTIPEEEWTFILEDFAATFSISRHSLLESLTFYLLDDHTEEALQEACRLLPEITGPTSHPKIAEVLLERGSPHTALMVLRWSGRDGGPHMTSLRDAVTAVRVRVQCGLLTEAFMHQRILSTRVKEKNFNKRASGDASQKLTGQCSNWVEVLVTEICCLCIRRNLVDRIVELPWNSEEEVYIHKCLFDYAIDDPIRTTGNLLVVFYFQRHRYLEAYQVHIKLEKVEQDSISKGSVSQEFLPKLEKAIHWRANLINRCLELLPEVEQQQLRSGNLTEGGVSYCEEVEVPDKFDIPQIPDSLSTGLLIPSSVNSSLLLHRDHPTGFLSSSTLGTSAKIGMSFPNTGPELGNFGSSSNHHDGLFNSNERVPSHQGKIGKNLRFDNTPTPMNHRIHFMNGSPLKGFKRTSPSNSQENMPDKVSPGVERNLRFGHNQTTSSPLYSWKATVNPVIRSTPSYPKEFANDLPNVSSWNFQSHKDDRSWNVGSTNDPMDVSQGLVEKKLNTEENINGGPRWRSDEASDEEDDVNLGRAMDMAYYATPPTRTTRRSRVLRR, from the exons ATGGACGGGCGGCTCAATGGACTTACAGTTCCGGCGAGTTCCAACGGCGGCACCGCCGCAGTAAGTTCTTCATCTCCGACGCTGCAACCGAACTACAGTAGCCGATTAGTTCAG GACACACTGGAACACTTGGCATCCATCGATCTGATTGACTTGTGCAAAGAAGCCAAAGTTGAGCGCTGCCGAGCAACTCGAGACTTGAGAAGCTGTGGCCGCTATGTCCACCATGTCTTGAATTCATGTGGGCATGCCTCTTTATGTCAAGAATGTAGTCAACGGTGTGATATCTGCCCAATTTGTAGAATCCCAATATCAAAAAGTGGTGCTAAACTACATCTCCGACTTTATTATGAGTGCATTGAAGCTGGCCTTATTTCAAAAAGGTTTGATGAGAGATTTCAGGAAATAGAAGACGGGGAGAAACAACTAAATGCTGATGTCCAGCACCTTTATTCTTTGTTTGATGTTGCACTTGAGAATAACTTGGTTTCTTTAATTTGCCACT ACATCACCGATGTGTGTATGGATGAAACTGCTGTTTCCAGCGATCCTGTCATAGCATTTTTGTTGGATGAAGTGGTCGTGAAGGATTGGTGCAAGAGAGCATTCAAAAACATCATTACTGAACTGCAAGGAATTT ATAATATGGATGTTTTTGGCATGAAAGAGAGATTGAGTGTACTTTTGAAATTTTCATTATACTTGAAAGGCATATCAAATGTGCTTGACATTTTGGAGTCATCTTTTAAGGGTACTCTTTCAGCACGACTTCATGATTTGCACCATCTCCAAGAGAGCATCTTAAAGACAAAGCAG CATATGGATATTATTATTTGGTGTATAAGACATCAATTTTTGGACGGTGTGAGATCACGTTTTACTGATAGTTCATTATGGTCATCGGATGTTCGGATGCGGAAATCAGAAGCAACAAGTCGTTCTTGGCCTGATGCAATAAATCAATCTATGGAGTCATCAGGACATGGTGGGTCTCTATTTATTGAAGATGCATTGAATAATCTTGATCTGGAGGAGGGGTTTATGAATGAAACTGTGGAAGGATTAGAAATTGCATCCTTGCAAAAGGATGGTGCCACATTTTTGGGGTCAAATACTGACCAGGTGCTGGGTTACTACCCCTTCAAAGATCTTCGTTCTGCTGCTGACTTGCTCTTTCTACATGGAGGTTCTGATATGGTGATTGCTAAACAGGCCATT TTTCTGTATTATTTGTATGATCGCCACTGGACAATTCCTGAAGAAGAATGGACATTCATACTGGAGGACTTTGCAGCTACATTTAGTATTAGCAGACACTCATTACTTGAGTCTTTGACCTTTTATCTTTTAGATGATCACACTGAGGAGGCTTTACAG GAAGCTTGTCGCCTTCTTCCTGAAATAACTGGTCCAACATCACATCCTAAAATTGCTGAAGTACTGTTAGAAAGGGGTAGCCCCCATACAGCTCTCATGGTTTTGAGGTGGTCTGGGCGTGATGGTGGACCACATATGACTTCACTTAGGGATGCTGTCACTGCAGTGCGGGTGAGGGTTCAGTGTGGGCTTCTGACTGAAGCATTTATGCACCAGAGAATTCTGTCCACCAGAGTAAAGGAAAAGAATTTCAATAAAAGAGCCTCTGGGGATGCTTCTCAGAAATTAACAGGCCAATGTAGTAATTGGGTGGAGGTCCTGGTGACTGAGATTTGTTGCCTCTGTATTAGGAGGAACTTGGTGGATCGAATTGTAGAATTGCCATGGAATTCTGAGGAAGAGGTGTACATACATAAATGTCTTTTTGATTATGCTATTGATGACCCGATAAGGACAACTGGAAATCTGCTTGTGGTGTTTTATTTTCAG CGTCACAGATACTTAGAAGCATATCAAGTTCATATTAAACTTGAAAAGGTGGAGCAAGACAGCATTTCAAAAGGTTCTGTAAGTCAAGAATTTCTGCCAAAATTAGAAAAGGCTATTCATTGGAGAGCCAATTTGATT AATAGATGCTTGGAGTTGTTGCCAGAAGTTGAGCAGCAGCAACTGaggagtggaaatttgactgaGGGTGGTGTGAGTTATTGTGAAGAAGTTGAAGTTCCTGACAAATTTGATATTCCCCAGATTCCGGATTCCTTGTCCACGGGTTTATTGATTCCTTCATCTGTAAATTCTTCCCTCTTGTTGCATAGAGACCATCCAACTGGCTTTTTGAGTTCGTCGACTTTAGGAACTTCAGCGAAAATAGGCATGTCTTTCCCTAATACTGGCCCTGAGCTTGGTAATTTTGGTTCCTCGTCTAATCATCATGATGGGTTGTTTAACAGTAATGAGAGGGTTCCAAGTCATCAAGGTAAAATTGGCAAAAATCTTAGATTTGATAACACTCCTACTCCAATGAATCATAGGATCCATTTCATGAATGGTTCACCTCTCAAGGGATTTAAGAGGACATCACCAAGCAATTCCCAGGAAAATATGCCAGACAAAGTCTCTCCTGGAGTTGAACGAAATCTACGTTTTGGCCATAATCAAACTACTAGTAGTCCTTTGTACTCGTGGAAGGCTACAGTTAACCCTGTTATTAGATCCACACCCAGCTATCCTAAAGAATTTGCAAATGATCTCCCAAATGTATCTAGTTGGAATTTCCAGTCACATAAAGATGATAGAAGTTGGAACGTGGGGTCCACTAATGATCCGATGGATGTTTCTCAGGG CCTTGTGGAGAAGAAATTAAATACTGAAGaaaacatcaatggtggtcCTAGATGGAGATCTGATGAAGCAAGTGATGAAGAAGACGATGTAAATCTGGGAAGAGCTATGGACATGGCTTATTATGCAACTCCTCCAACTCGGACAACAAGACGAAGCAGAGTTCTCAGGAGATGA
- the LOC137810481 gene encoding 2-oxoglutarate-Fe(II) type oxidoreductase hxnY-like has product MSATWNLPIIDLTSLDRPSTLLSIRQVCIEYGFFYLVNHGLENDLAKAFDDSRSFFSLPLQEKMKFARNENRGYSPLDPTLVSKGDSKEFYYIGPLADSTSANLNQWPSDELLRNWRPSMESLYSKFFGVGKKVLSLIALSLNLDEDFFEKVGAIDKPAAFLRLLHYPGEMGPHQEICSAHTDFGTLTLLLTDGVQGLQICRNKLEEPQVWEDVPHMEGAFIVNIGDLMERWTNCLYRSTMHRVKQSGRERYSMAFFLDPHPECVVECLQSCCSESSPPRFAPIRSGEYLNERFKIQSA; this is encoded by the exons ATGTCTGCAACTTGGAATCTTCCTATTATAGATCTCACCTCCCTAGATCGTCCTTCGACTCTCCTTTCCATCCGTCAG GTGTGCATTGAGTATGGTTTCTTTTACCTTGTCAACCACGGCCTGGAGAATGATTTGGCCAAAGCCTTTGATGACAGTAGAAGCTTCTTCTCTCTTCCACTCCAAGAGAAAATGAAGTTTGCCCGCAACGAAAATAGAG GTTATAGTCCTCTCGATCCTACCTTAGTCTCCAAAG GTGATTCAAAAGAGTTCTATTATATTGGCCCTTTAGCTGATTCAACAAGTGCTAATCTGAATCAATGGCCTTCAGATG AGTTACTAAGAAATTGGAGACCTTCAATGGAATCCTTGTATTCGAAATTCTT TGGAGTTGGAAAAAAAGTGTTATCTCTAATTGCCCTTTCCTTGAATCTCGACGAGGATTTCTTTGAGAAGGTAGGTGCCATAGACAAACCAGCAGCTTTTCTTCGGCTGTTGCACTATCCAG GTGAAATGGGACCTCACCAAGAGATATGTTCTGCTCATACAGATTTTGGTACACTCACCCTTTTATTGACAGATGGAGTCCAAGGACTGCAG ATCTGCCGGAACAAGTTAGAGGAACCGCAAGTGTGGGAGGATGTACCTCACATGGAGGG GGCCTTTATTGTGAACATTGGAGATTTGATGGAGAGGTGGACAAATTGTTTATACAG GTCAACAATGCATCGCGTTAAACAGAGTGGCAGGGAACGCTATTCG ATGGCATTCTTCTTAGACCCACATCCCGAATGTGTAGTGGAATGCCTTCAAAGTTGCTGTAGTGAATCATCTCCTCCAAG ATTCGCTCCAATCCGCAGTGGAGAATATCTGAATGAGCGTTTCAAAATCCAATCAGCCtga